The following are encoded in a window of Alphaproteobacteria bacterium genomic DNA:
- a CDS encoding outer membrane beta-barrel protein, translating into MKKVGIAMLAMATVFVAGSAQANQGLFGGRSEQDGSFNVRRSTTEQFEPIRGQSVSARPRPDFDPTPIDVGSFQMFPAISVAGFYDSNIYSAPQAKNDDVVTKINPSLTAASNWGRHAIAFTGLADINTNVINNEENNVGGMTQLEGRYDIENQTWLAGSAGFQRGTEPRGNPSSLGSAAEPTQFDVYTAGAEAYRGMGLLKARADYDFSYRDYDKVTLVSGATLSQNGRNRTNHKVGASVSYDLTANLKPFVRGGYDVMDYTSNSLRNSNGYKVNAGAKFDFGGIITAEGFAGYKGRDYYNFASGGVNVFDFGADVLWNVTELTSIEVETSRSIEETTLGGVAVPTSSNAYVATGASGTVTHELRRDLILEGNASFTNNDFKQSARNDDTLGLGAGARYYINRNFYSDFTYDFTKRMSNIAGSDYDRHVALVRFGAQY; encoded by the coding sequence ATGAAAAAAGTCGGAATTGCCATGTTGGCAATGGCAACTGTCTTTGTAGCTGGCTCAGCTCAAGCAAACCAAGGTTTGTTCGGAGGACGCTCTGAACAGGATGGTAGCTTTAATGTTCGCCGCTCCACGACCGAACAATTCGAACCAATCCGTGGCCAATCGGTTTCGGCCCGCCCACGTCCTGACTTTGATCCAACCCCGATTGATGTTGGTTCATTCCAGATGTTCCCTGCTATCAGCGTTGCAGGTTTTTATGACAGCAACATCTATTCTGCGCCGCAAGCCAAGAATGATGACGTTGTCACAAAGATTAACCCATCATTGACTGCAGCATCCAACTGGGGTCGTCACGCGATTGCTTTCACCGGCTTAGCGGACATCAACACCAACGTCATCAATAATGAAGAAAACAATGTTGGTGGCATGACCCAATTGGAAGGCCGCTATGACATTGAAAACCAGACATGGCTTGCTGGCTCAGCTGGTTTCCAACGCGGCACAGAACCACGCGGCAACCCATCATCCTTGGGTTCAGCTGCTGAGCCAACCCAGTTTGATGTTTACACTGCTGGCGCGGAAGCCTATCGCGGCATGGGCCTTTTGAAGGCGAGAGCTGATTATGATTTCAGCTACCGCGATTACGACAAAGTAACCCTTGTTTCAGGCGCGACCCTTAGCCAAAATGGCCGTAACCGCACCAACCATAAGGTTGGCGCAAGCGTTTCATACGATTTGACTGCTAATCTGAAGCCTTTCGTACGTGGCGGTTACGATGTGATGGATTATACATCGAACTCCTTACGTAACTCGAATGGTTACAAGGTGAATGCCGGTGCCAAGTTTGACTTTGGCGGTATCATCACTGCAGAAGGCTTCGCTGGTTATAAAGGTCGTGACTATTACAACTTTGCAAGCGGCGGCGTGAATGTATTCGATTTCGGCGCAGACGTATTGTGGAACGTAACAGAATTGACCTCGATTGAAGTTGAAACCAGCCGCTCGATTGAAGAAACCACTTTAGGCGGTGTTGCTGTTCCAACCAGCTCGAATGCATATGTTGCAACCGGTGCTTCGGGTACGGTTACTCATGAACTTCGCCGCGACCTTATTCTTGAAGGTAATGCGTCGTTCACCAACAATGATTTCAAGCAATCGGCACGTAATGACGATACGCTGGGTCTTGGTGCAGGTGCGCGCTACTACATCAACCGTAACTTCTACAGCGATTTTACTTATGACTTCACCAAACGTATGTCGAACATTGCAGGCAGCGATTACGATCGTCACGTAGCATTGGTTCGCTTTGGTGCTCAATACTAA
- a CDS encoding polysaccharide biosynthesis/export family protein has translation MLKNAHWLSKMGFLKLGLLFAALLFLGYAPAKASDPSDYVLGIGDKLRITVYGETDLSGEFEVSSTGMVSMPLIGETKAMGTTIAKLKDSITAKLKDGYLKDPKVSMEVMNYRPFFIVGEVMKPGSYNYQNGMTVINAVALAGGYTYRADKDDIKVKRGGQNGKEEKVKEDTTVGAGDVVTVPERFF, from the coding sequence ATGCTGAAAAACGCACATTGGCTTTCCAAAATGGGCTTTTTGAAATTAGGGCTGCTTTTTGCAGCCCTTCTTTTCTTGGGTTATGCGCCAGCAAAGGCTAGCGACCCCAGTGATTATGTGCTCGGTATTGGCGACAAGCTACGCATCACCGTTTATGGTGAAACCGATCTATCGGGTGAATTTGAAGTATCGTCAACCGGCATGGTTTCCATGCCGCTGATTGGTGAAACCAAAGCCATGGGCACAACCATCGCCAAGCTGAAAGACAGTATCACAGCCAAGCTCAAAGATGGTTATTTGAAAGACCCCAAAGTCAGTATGGAAGTGATGAATTACCGTCCGTTTTTTATTGTGGGCGAAGTCATGAAGCCGGGTAGCTACAACTATCAAAATGGCATGACCGTGATTAATGCTGTGGCGCTAGCTGGCGGCTATACCTACCGCGCAGACAAAGATGATATCAAGGTCAAGCGTGGCGGTCAGAACGGCAAAGAAGAAAAAGTGAAAGAAGACACAACCGTTGGTGCAGGTGACGTAGTTACCGTTCCAGAACGCTTCTTCTAA